In a genomic window of Sporosarcina trichiuri:
- a CDS encoding MMPL family transporter, with product MKTFSRFIAARYKWVIAAWLVLLAGLAVFAIRLPGLLEGDGFRMDGEQEDVSHILTHDFDQPDETMFLVFERKTDSEIQDALSAVSRLTLTENIVSPLDEPDQHKPDISYALLQFDDSESDKSDIVSKIRDAVGTDDGITLTGQSPITKDINTASQKDLMIAEAIGLPIALIVLLFAFGTVTASLVPILIGVATIIPSFGILALFGKYVDLSIFVLNIIPMLGLALSIDFALLFISRYREERKLQPIPGAVRTTIETAGRSIIFSAFCVFIGLGAMLLIRVDIFQNIALGGMIVVTMAVLASITLLPSVLLVLKERIDKGKVLRVKHDTDGWRKFAEGVIKRPVLITIVALAILGTALIPVRNMTLTIPQIDSLPLTYDTRSAYEHMEDAFGMRDESTAFVIAERDGGWTDDDGLDAMKDVQEALEQDPLTGQVTTVFSESGIGDPTVFSQALQVPEQQAKLEPLLDAFTSGDRLMIPVTLNADGASTEAQDWARTWSEKDTPWDMKIGGEAKFNQEIFDEIADNIVYALLIIIVSTFIILMLAFRSLLIPFKAIVMNIGGLSASFGLLVYIFQYGHFGLHPGTIALIIPVIVFSLVFGLSMDYEVFLISRMQESYLETGDNDRSTVEGLAATSKVITSAALIMIVLTGAFAFTDVMPVKQIGVGIAIAVAIDATIIRLLLVPSLMKLFGDWNWWLPFRKDKFQ from the coding sequence ATGAAGACGTTTTCAAGATTTATCGCCGCTCGCTACAAATGGGTCATCGCTGCCTGGCTCGTACTGCTGGCCGGGCTCGCCGTCTTTGCAATCCGGCTGCCGGGCCTGCTCGAAGGAGATGGGTTCCGGATGGACGGCGAACAGGAAGATGTCTCGCATATCCTGACGCATGATTTCGACCAGCCTGATGAAACGATGTTTCTCGTATTCGAGCGGAAGACCGACAGTGAAATCCAAGACGCCTTGTCCGCGGTCAGCCGGCTGACACTCACGGAAAACATCGTGTCCCCGCTCGATGAACCCGATCAGCATAAACCGGATATCTCCTATGCTCTCCTGCAGTTCGATGACAGTGAAAGCGATAAATCCGACATCGTCTCCAAAATCCGAGACGCGGTCGGCACCGATGACGGCATCACGCTGACCGGGCAGTCCCCGATCACGAAGGATATCAATACGGCGAGCCAGAAAGACCTGATGATCGCGGAAGCCATCGGACTGCCGATCGCCCTGATTGTGCTGCTGTTCGCATTCGGCACCGTGACCGCATCGCTCGTGCCGATCCTGATCGGTGTGGCGACGATCATTCCGTCATTCGGCATCCTGGCGCTGTTCGGCAAGTATGTCGACCTGTCCATTTTCGTCCTGAATATTATCCCGATGCTCGGTCTGGCGCTCAGTATCGACTTTGCGCTGCTGTTCATCAGCCGCTACCGGGAAGAGCGGAAGCTGCAGCCGATCCCGGGCGCTGTGCGGACAACCATTGAAACCGCCGGCCGGTCGATCATCTTCTCGGCATTCTGTGTGTTCATCGGTCTCGGTGCCATGCTGCTCATCCGGGTGGACATCTTCCAGAACATCGCCCTCGGCGGTATGATCGTCGTGACGATGGCGGTCCTTGCGTCGATCACCCTGCTGCCGTCCGTCCTGCTCGTTTTGAAGGAGCGGATCGACAAAGGGAAAGTGCTCCGTGTGAAGCATGACACGGACGGCTGGCGGAAGTTCGCAGAAGGCGTCATCAAGCGGCCTGTCCTGATTACGATTGTCGCGCTTGCTATCTTGGGCACGGCGCTCATTCCCGTCCGCAACATGACCCTCACCATCCCGCAGATCGACTCACTTCCCCTCACGTATGATACCCGATCTGCGTATGAGCATATGGAAGATGCATTCGGCATGCGGGATGAGTCGACCGCCTTCGTCATCGCCGAGCGGGACGGCGGCTGGACTGACGATGACGGGCTCGATGCCATGAAAGATGTACAGGAGGCGCTCGAACAAGATCCGCTCACGGGGCAGGTGACGACTGTGTTCAGTGAGAGCGGCATCGGGGACCCCACCGTCTTCAGCCAGGCACTTCAGGTCCCTGAACAGCAGGCAAAACTCGAGCCCCTGCTGGACGCCTTCACATCAGGGGACCGGCTCATGATTCCGGTCACTCTGAACGCCGACGGGGCCTCCACGGAAGCGCAGGACTGGGCTCGCACCTGGTCGGAGAAGGATACTCCCTGGGACATGAAAATCGGCGGAGAAGCGAAATTCAACCAGGAGATTTTCGATGAAATCGCGGACAATATCGTCTATGCTCTGCTGATCATCATCGTCTCGACATTCATCATCCTGATGCTCGCATTCCGGTCGCTGCTCATCCCGTTCAAGGCGATTGTGATGAACATCGGCGGCCTGTCCGCATCGTTCGGCCTGCTCGTCTATATTTTCCAATATGGCCATTTCGGACTCCATCCAGGGACGATCGCGCTCATCATTCCGGTCATCGTGTTCAGTCTCGTGTTCGGATTGAGCATGGACTACGAAGTGTTCCTCATCTCACGGATGCAGGAATCCTATCTTGAAACCGGTGATAATGACCGATCCACGGTGGAAGGGCTTGCAGCGACAAG
- a CDS encoding cold-shock protein produces MEHGKVKWFNAEKGYGFIEREDGDDVFVHFSAIQGEGFKTLEEGQDVTFDIEQGQRGLQATNVEKN; encoded by the coding sequence ATGGAACATGGTAAAGTAAAATGGTTTAACGCAGAAAAAGGTTATGGCTTCATCGAGCGTGAAGATGGCGACGACGTATTCGTACACTTCTCAGCTATCCAAGGCGAAGGCTTCAAGACTCTTGAAGAAGGCCAGGACGTAACTTTCGACATCGAGCAAGGCCAGCGCGGTCTTCAAGCTACAAACGTTGAAAAGAACTAA
- a CDS encoding inorganic phosphate transporter has protein sequence MDIVLLLTILIVVCALAFDFINGFHDTANAIATSVSTRALKPRVAILLAATMNFAGALTFTGVAKTISKDIVDPFTLENGSLVILAALLSAIIWNLVTWYFGIPSSSSHALIGSIAGAAISAAGFAILNYSGFIKILEALLISPVIAIVGGFIVMSLLRRVLKNRNLFKANKRIRYLQILTAAIQSFTHGTNDAQKAMGIITMALIAANLQTGDDIQMWVRIAAATSMGIGTSIGGYKIIKTVGGKIMKIRPIHGAAADLNSAAIIFGATLLHLPVSTTHVISSSIMGVGSAQRVKGVKWGTAKKIVITWVITMPISAAMAAVLYQLLDLFF, from the coding sequence ATGGATATAGTTCTCCTTCTGACGATCTTAATCGTCGTCTGTGCACTCGCCTTCGACTTCATCAACGGATTCCACGATACTGCGAACGCAATCGCGACGTCCGTTTCCACACGGGCGCTGAAGCCGCGTGTGGCCATTCTGCTGGCGGCCACCATGAATTTCGCCGGCGCCCTGACGTTCACAGGGGTCGCAAAGACGATTTCAAAGGACATCGTCGACCCGTTCACACTGGAAAACGGCTCCCTGGTCATCCTGGCCGCCCTGCTGTCCGCAATCATCTGGAACTTGGTGACTTGGTATTTCGGTATCCCGTCCAGTTCGTCGCATGCGCTGATCGGCTCGATCGCGGGTGCTGCGATTTCAGCAGCCGGTTTTGCGATCCTGAATTACAGTGGATTCATCAAAATCCTGGAAGCCCTGCTGATCTCCCCGGTCATCGCAATCGTCGGCGGCTTCATCGTCATGTCGCTGCTGCGCCGGGTGCTGAAGAACCGCAACCTGTTCAAGGCGAACAAGCGCATCCGCTATCTGCAGATCTTGACGGCTGCAATCCAGTCATTCACGCACGGAACGAATGACGCGCAGAAAGCGATGGGGATCATCACGATGGCGCTGATCGCGGCCAACCTGCAGACCGGTGACGACATCCAGATGTGGGTCCGCATTGCAGCGGCCACCTCGATGGGAATCGGCACCTCGATCGGCGGCTATAAGATCATCAAGACCGTCGGCGGTAAAATCATGAAGATCCGGCCGATCCACGGTGCGGCGGCCGATCTCAACTCGGCTGCCATCATTTTCGGTGCGACGCTTCTCCATCTGCCGGTCTCCACCACACATGTCATCTCTTCGTCCATCATGGGCGTCGGGTCTGCACAGCGGGTCAAAGGCGTGAAATGGGGCACAGCGAAGAAGATTGTCATCACCTGGGTGATCACGATGCCGATCTCCGCAGCCATGGCAGCGGTTCTGTATCAATTGCTGGACTTGTTCTTTTAA
- a CDS encoding DUF47 domain-containing protein produces the protein MFSPRKTDPFFAALVAIAEHVQEAMHYANDYKVNSAADLKEVSIKLKWYETEGDDLIHDLITNLNTSFMTPIEREDILQVAIKMDDILDGVEHFAANLEMFSLTEIDGYMHKFMENIVKSSDEIVKAMKLLERKKLVEMREHAVSIKEYERICDEVLRTSIKQLFVTETDPIQIIKLKDIYELLEEIADYCQDVANLIETIIMRNA, from the coding sequence ATGTTCAGCCCGAGAAAAACAGATCCTTTCTTTGCAGCCCTGGTCGCCATTGCCGAACACGTGCAGGAAGCGATGCACTATGCAAATGATTATAAAGTGAATTCCGCTGCCGACTTGAAAGAAGTCAGCATCAAATTGAAGTGGTATGAAACGGAAGGCGATGATCTGATCCACGACCTCATCACCAATCTCAATACCTCTTTCATGACACCGATCGAGCGGGAAGACATCCTGCAAGTGGCCATCAAAATGGATGATATCCTCGACGGTGTCGAACATTTCGCTGCCAACCTGGAAATGTTCTCGCTCACGGAAATCGACGGATATATGCACAAATTCATGGAAAACATCGTGAAAAGCTCGGACGAAATCGTTAAAGCGATGAAACTGCTGGAGCGCAAGAAACTCGTGGAGATGCGCGAACACGCTGTCAGCATCAAGGAGTACGAACGCATCTGCGACGAAGTGCTGCGGACATCCATCAAGCAGCTGTTCGTGACGGAGACCGATCCGATCCAAATCATCAAATTGAAAGATATCTATGAACTGCTCGAAGAAATCGCAGACTACTGCCAGGATGTCGCCAATCTGATTGAGACGATCATCATGCGGAACGCCTAA
- a CDS encoding SPFH domain-containing protein, giving the protein MWIAIAIAVFVVLAVILVYVTKYRTVGPDEALIVTGSYLGSKNVHTDDSGNRVKIIRGGGTFVLPVFQQATPLSLLSSKLEVTTPEVYTEQGVPVMADGTAIIKIGGSISEIATAAEQFLGKSKEDRENEAKEVLEGHLRSILGSMTVEEIYKNRDKFSQEVQRVASQDLAKMGLVIVSFTIKDVRDKNGYLDSLGKPRIAQVKRDADIATAISEKETRIKNAEASKEAQKAEIERATEIAEAEKENQLKVAGYRLEQDAARARADQAYELQTARSKQEVMEQEMQIRIIERQKQIELEEKEIQRRERQYDSEVKKKADADRYSVEQNAAAEKSRQLAEADAEKYRIEARAAADAEKVRLDGTARADAQRAQGESEAEVIRLKGLAEAEAKRKIAEAFEHYGQAAMLDMIVGMLPEYAKQVASPLSNIDKITVVDTGSGEGGGANKVTGYATDLMSTMQESLGATTGLNIKEMLESYAGKGSVRPSIDSLTDELKKSRSPLAATTEEPSKNEPKQTED; this is encoded by the coding sequence ATGTGGATTGCCATTGCCATCGCCGTATTTGTTGTGTTAGCCGTTATTCTCGTGTACGTCACGAAGTACCGTACAGTCGGTCCGGATGAGGCACTGATCGTGACAGGCAGCTATTTGGGATCGAAAAATGTCCATACGGATGACTCCGGAAACAGAGTGAAGATCATCCGGGGCGGCGGTACATTCGTGCTGCCGGTATTCCAGCAGGCGACACCGCTCAGCCTGCTGTCGAGCAAACTGGAAGTGACGACACCGGAAGTGTATACGGAGCAAGGCGTACCAGTCATGGCGGACGGCACGGCGATCATCAAGATCGGCGGCTCGATCTCCGAGATCGCGACTGCCGCCGAGCAGTTCCTCGGGAAGTCGAAGGAAGACCGGGAGAATGAAGCGAAAGAGGTGCTCGAAGGTCACCTGCGCTCGATCCTCGGGTCGATGACCGTCGAAGAGATCTATAAGAACCGTGACAAGTTCTCACAGGAAGTGCAGCGCGTTGCTTCCCAGGATCTAGCGAAAATGGGATTGGTCATTGTATCCTTTACCATCAAGGATGTGCGCGATAAGAACGGCTACCTCGACTCGCTCGGGAAGCCGCGGATCGCACAGGTGAAACGGGATGCGGACATTGCCACAGCGATTTCCGAAAAAGAGACGCGGATTAAAAACGCGGAAGCCTCGAAGGAAGCGCAGAAAGCGGAAATCGAGCGTGCCACGGAGATTGCAGAAGCCGAAAAAGAGAACCAGCTGAAAGTGGCGGGTTACCGTCTTGAACAGGATGCTGCACGGGCCCGTGCCGACCAGGCGTATGAGCTGCAGACAGCACGCTCGAAGCAGGAAGTCATGGAACAGGAAATGCAGATCCGGATCATCGAGCGTCAGAAGCAGATCGAACTCGAAGAGAAAGAGATCCAGCGCCGTGAACGCCAGTATGACTCCGAAGTGAAGAAGAAAGCGGATGCGGACCGCTACTCCGTCGAGCAGAACGCAGCCGCGGAGAAATCCCGTCAGCTCGCGGAAGCCGATGCCGAGAAATACCGCATCGAAGCACGTGCAGCGGCCGATGCGGAGAAAGTCCGTCTCGACGGTACGGCACGCGCCGACGCCCAGCGCGCACAGGGTGAGTCCGAAGCGGAAGTCATCCGCCTGAAAGGTCTCGCGGAAGCGGAAGCGAAGCGCAAAATCGCAGAAGCCTTCGAACACTATGGCCAGGCCGCGATGCTCGACATGATCGTCGGCATGCTTCCGGAGTATGCGAAGCAGGTCGCGAGTCCGCTCAGCAACATCGACAAGATCACGGTCGTCGACACGGGCAGCGGGGAAGGCGGCGGTGCCAACAAAGTCACCGGTTACGCCACCGACCTCATGTCCACCATGCAGGAATCGCTCGGCGCGACAACTGGTCTCAACATCAAGGAGATGCTCGAGAGCTACGCCGGCAAAGGATCTGTCCGCCCGAGCATCGACAGCCTGACCGACGAACTGAAGAAATCCCGCTCGCCGCTCGCGGCAACGACGGAAGAGCCATCCAAGAACGAACCGAAGCAAACAGAAGACTGA
- a CDS encoding ABC transporter ATP-binding protein gives MIKAEHISHSFKIGKKGKERPVPVLKDLTLEVGRGEIVSIVGRSGSGKSTLLHILAGFLKPESGTITVNGTVTSGFNETESAAFRLDQFGFIFQNFQLMPGLTTFENIELPLKLKGVSRTVRRAEVTELLKQVGLQGVRDHYPNELSGGQQQRVSIARALITNPPVIFADEPTGSLDSETEQEILTLIRSLNKTRGITFVIITHDDEVADTADRVYQMHDGVLLAGGARHAG, from the coding sequence GTGATCAAAGCAGAACATATATCACATTCATTCAAAATAGGAAAGAAGGGCAAGGAGCGGCCGGTGCCGGTCCTGAAAGACCTGACGCTCGAAGTGGGCAGAGGGGAGATCGTCTCGATCGTCGGCCGGAGCGGTTCCGGCAAATCGACACTGCTGCACATACTGGCAGGCTTCCTGAAGCCGGAATCCGGTACGATCACAGTGAACGGAACGGTGACTTCGGGGTTTAATGAGACCGAAAGCGCGGCGTTCCGGCTTGATCAGTTCGGTTTCATCTTCCAGAACTTCCAGCTCATGCCCGGCTTGACGACGTTTGAGAATATCGAACTGCCGCTCAAGCTGAAAGGGGTTAGCCGGACGGTGCGTCGCGCAGAAGTGACGGAACTGCTGAAGCAGGTCGGCCTGCAGGGAGTCCGCGATCATTACCCGAATGAGCTGTCGGGCGGCCAGCAGCAGCGGGTCAGCATCGCGCGCGCATTGATTACGAATCCGCCGGTCATTTTTGCGGATGAACCGACGGGCAGTCTCGACTCGGAAACCGAGCAGGAAATCCTGACCCTCATCCGGTCGCTGAACAAGACACGCGGCATCACGTTCGTCATCATCACGCATGACGACGAAGTGGCCGACACGGCGGACCGGGTCTATCAGATGCACGATGGCGTGCTTCTTGCAGGAGGTGCCCGTCATGCAGGTTAA